The DNA sequence TGATCCCCACTGAGGACAAATTCATGCATACATGGCACATCGTAAGGAAGAGTGTATTGTCCTTTGAGTTTTTCCTTCAGATAATTCGCGTTCACAATGGCACCTTTGGAGATACGGCGCATTCCTTCCGCCCCATGGGCTCGAATATAGGTATAAGCACGGACGAGAACACCGAAGTTCCCGTAAAACGAACGTATTTTGCCAATTGAATCCGGTAACTGACTATCCCAGGAATACCCGTAGGAGCGGTCTTGATTATCCGCCTTGCGGATACGCGGGACAGGTAAAAAGTCTGCGAGGCTTTTTTTGACCCCTACAGGTCCTGCCCCAGGACCACCACCACCATGGGGTGTGCTGAAAGATTTATGGAGGTTCAGGTGGATAACGTCAAAACCCATGTCTCCTGGACGGGCGAGCCCGAGCAATGCATTCAGATTTGCACCGTCATAATAGAGGAGCCCGCCTTGGTCATGAACCATCTGCGCAATTTGCACGATATTTTTCTCAAACAGGCCGACCGTATTCGGATTGGTCAACATCAGGGCGGCGACTTGGTCATCCAAGGCCATTTTTAAGGAATCCAGATCCACGCAGCCGTCCGCACCCGATTTTATCGTGACAACCTCATAACCGGCTAGCCTTGCACTACTGGGATTCGTCCCGTGGGAAGAGTCCGGCACCAGTACCTTTGTCCGCTTCTCCCCTTTACTTTTAAAATACTCACGGATCACCATGATCCCCGTGTACTCACCGTGGGCTCCAGCCGCCGGTTGGAGAGTGACCTCATCCATGCCGGTGATTCCACAAAGCATTTGCTCGAGTTCATAAAGAAGCTGCATGGCCCCTTGGCAGGATTTCTCCGGCTGATAAGGGTGTATCTGAGCGAACCCGGAAAGTGCTGCGGCACGATCATTTATCTTTGGGTTATACTTCATTGTGCAGGAACCTAACGGATAAAAATTCGTATCAATCGAGAAATTCAACTGCGAAAGGCGTGTGAAATGCCGGACACAATCAACTTCTGAGACCTCCGGTAACACAGGCTCCTGTGAACGCAACAAATGTGCTGGGATAGGATAATCATCCGGAATATCGTTTATGACGGGAAATGTGGTCGCCCGGTGGCCGGAGACACTTTTTTCAAAAATAGGGGCTTCGAGGCGTTTCATACAGCGGCTGCTTTAGAGGAAAGTATTTGAATGGCTTCGCCGAGTTCTCAGACAAAATGGTCGATCTCATTTTTGGTTTTAGTTTCAGTGACACAGACAAGTAATTCATTTTTCAGGTGAGGGAAGAATCTCGAAAGCGGTAATCCGGCAAATGTGCCCGTCTCTGCGAGTTCCTCACAAAGTGCGACGGCCTCAACAGGCAGTTTAACGACAAATTCATTAAAGAATGGGGCCTGATCATTCAGGTGCATGATCTGAGCCCCGTCAATTGCAGCAATTTGCGTGGCAGCATAGTGGCTGAGTTTAAGATTAAGTTCACCTACCTCTCGCATTCCTTTTTTGCCGAGCATACAAAGGTAAATCGTCGCTCGCAGGGCCATCAAGGATTGGTTCGTACAAATATTTGACGTCGCCTTTTCACGGCGGATATGTTGTTCCCTTGCTTGTAATGTCAGGCAATACCCCAAGTCTCCACAAGTATCAACAGTACGCCCGACCAACCGCCCGGGGATTTTGTGGACAAATTGTTTCGAGCAGGTAAAAAAGCCCAAATACGGACCACCAAACGAGACGGGAATCCCAAGAGGTTGGCCTTCACCCACACAAATATCGGCGCCGTATTCACCGGGGGCTTTCAAGACGCCCAAGCTTATGGGATTCACCACTGCGACAAAAAACGCCCCTTTTGATTTGATCACTTTCGAAAACTGCTCCATTTCCTCGATTGTCCCAAAGAAATTCGGGGACTGGACAAAAACAGCCGCTGTTTTTTCATCAATTAATTTTTCCAATGAATCCAAATCCGTGCGTCCATTTTTTTCCGGGATGATCACCACTTCTGCATCTATCGGCCCCAGATAGGTGCGGATGACCTGGATATATTCCGGATGGATACAACCTGAAATGAGTAATTTATTCTTCGCCGGATCAATATTCAATGTCATGAAGGCCGCCTCACCGAGGGCTGAGGCACCATCGTAGAGCGAGGCATTCGAGACATCTAATCCTGTCAAGGCACACATGAGACTCTGGTACTCGTAGATAACTTGAAGGGTTCCCTGACTCGCCTCGGCTTGGTAAGGCGTGTAGGCGGTGTAGAATTCCCCGCGCCCCGAAAGGTAATCAACGACCGTGGGAATAAAATGGTCATACGCCCCCGCACCGAGAAAACTTAAATATTCATCAATCGGCCAGTTCTGCGCAGCAATTTGTTTCATCTCCCTCATGAGTTCAAGCTCGGTCAAGGGAGCAGGAAGATTCATTTCCGGGAATCGGAGCTTTTCGGGGATAGTGGCGATGAGATCGTCAAAGGATTGATAACCGCTGGCGCGGATCATGTCTTGAAGGTCATTGTCAGAACTCGGTATGTAATCCATAATTTTCCAGAAAATGCCTGTAATCGTACAGGCGTAAAAAAGGTCTATTAACCACCGATTTGGGTAGAATAATCTGTTGCTGATTTAAGGGAATCCACCTCGCCGGCATCAGAGAGCTTGATTTTGAATATCCATCCACTGCCATAAGGATCCGTATTCACATCCGCCGGATTATTCGGTAAAGCCTCATTTACCGAAATAATCTCGCCCGAGACTGGTGAATAAATATCGGAGGCGGCCTTCACCGACTCAATCACTGCCACAGGCGACCCCTTGGAAACGGTTGCCCCGACTTTAGGGAGCTCTACATACACGACATCGGTGAGTTCATACTGGGCATGGTCGGTGATCCCCACGATCCCGATATTTTCCTCGACCTTGAGCCATTCATGAGATTCAGCGTATTTAAGAGTATCTGGAACGTTTGACATAGATAATTTTGGGTTAGGATGATTTTTTAATAAAAGGTTTCTTTACTACTTTGACGGGATATTTCATATCGCGGATTTGGATTTCGAGCAATTGTCCAGGACGTGAATAAGGACCGGCCACATAAGCCATGCCGATACCCTTTTTGAGGCTTGGAGAAATGCTACCACTGGTAACCTCTCCGATTTCTTGGCCTTCGAAGAAAAGCTTATAATGGGCCCGAGGGGGCGGAGCTTTTACGTCTGTTAGCTCGAAAGCCACCAGTTTTGTGGGGGGGAAAGTGACTCTATGGGCTTCCAAGGTGAGACGCCCGATAAAATCAGGTTTCTCCAGTGCTACAAAATAACCTAATCCCGCCTCAATCGGGGATTTAAGGGGTGAAAGATCATTCCCGTTGAGTGGATAACACGCCTCTAGACGCAGTGTATCACGCGCCCCGAGCCCACAAGGCGTCACCCCTGCATCTATAAAAGCATTCCAGATTTTGCCCGCGGAGTTTGCTTCGAAAAATATCTCCACACCATCTTCCCCGGTGTAACCAGTCCTACTTAAAAGCAATCTGACCCCCAGCACTTCCACTTTTATAATCTCATTTTTTAGAGGAAGAGATTGTATTCCAAATCGTTCACTTAATAAACCGGCTGTCTCAGGACCTTGAATGGCAAGTGCAGCCATTTGCTCCGAGAGATTAGTGACTTGAACAAGATAGCCCGACGAGAATTTCTGTAACCACTCAAAATCCTCATCAATATGGGAAGCATTGACCACGAGAAAATATTTCCCCTCAGCCATACGGAAAACGTAAAGATCATCGATGACGCCACCATTTTGATTGCAAAGGATTGAATATTGCCCTTGACCATTAGAGAGCTTGTTTACATCATTAGTTAACAAAAAATTTAGGAAGTCATCGGCATTCTCCCCCTCAACCATCAATTCTCCCATGTGACTGATATCGAATAACCCACAATTTGAGCGGACGGCTTCGTGTTCTTTAAGGATTCCGGAATACTGCACTGGCATCAACCACCCTCCAAACTCAATCACCTTGCCTCCCAGCCGCATGTGCTCGTCGT is a window from the Verrucomicrobiota bacterium genome containing:
- the gcvPB gene encoding aminomethyl-transferring glycine dehydrogenase subunit GcvPB — translated: MKRLEAPIFEKSVSGHRATTFPVINDIPDDYPIPAHLLRSQEPVLPEVSEVDCVRHFTRLSQLNFSIDTNFYPLGSCTMKYNPKINDRAAALSGFAQIHPYQPEKSCQGAMQLLYELEQMLCGITGMDEVTLQPAAGAHGEYTGIMVIREYFKSKGEKRTKVLVPDSSHGTNPSSARLAGYEVVTIKSGADGCVDLDSLKMALDDQVAALMLTNPNTVGLFEKNIVQIAQMVHDQGGLLYYDGANLNALLGLARPGDMGFDVIHLNLHKSFSTPHGGGGPGAGPVGVKKSLADFLPVPRIRKADNQDRSYGYSWDSQLPDSIGKIRSFYGNFGVLVRAYTYIRAHGAEGMRRISKGAIVNANYLKEKLKGQYTLPYDVPCMHEFVLSGDQQKAKGSSARDIAKRLLDFGFHSPTIYWPQIVKECIMIEPTETESRKTLDEFAEAMLQIAREIDEDPKKLAGAPYTLPVQRMDEVKAARELDINFNKTE
- the gcvPA gene encoding aminomethyl-transferring glycine dehydrogenase subunit GcvPA, producing the protein MDYIPSSDNDLQDMIRASGYQSFDDLIATIPEKLRFPEMNLPAPLTELELMREMKQIAAQNWPIDEYLSFLGAGAYDHFIPTVVDYLSGRGEFYTAYTPYQAEASQGTLQVIYEYQSLMCALTGLDVSNASLYDGASALGEAAFMTLNIDPAKNKLLISGCIHPEYIQVIRTYLGPIDAEVVIIPEKNGRTDLDSLEKLIDEKTAAVFVQSPNFFGTIEEMEQFSKVIKSKGAFFVAVVNPISLGVLKAPGEYGADICVGEGQPLGIPVSFGGPYLGFFTCSKQFVHKIPGRLVGRTVDTCGDLGYCLTLQAREQHIRREKATSNICTNQSLMALRATIYLCMLGKKGMREVGELNLKLSHYAATQIAAIDGAQIMHLNDQAPFFNEFVVKLPVEAVALCEELAETGTFAGLPLSRFFPHLKNELLVCVTETKTKNEIDHFV
- the gcvH gene encoding glycine cleavage system protein GcvH, with the translated sequence MSNVPDTLKYAESHEWLKVEENIGIVGITDHAQYELTDVVYVELPKVGATVSKGSPVAVIESVKAASDIYSPVSGEIISVNEALPNNPADVNTDPYGSGWIFKIKLSDAGEVDSLKSATDYSTQIGG
- the gcvT gene encoding glycine cleavage system aminomethyltransferase GcvT; amino-acid sequence: MADSTICKKTPLYDEHMRLGGKVIEFGGWLMPVQYSGILKEHEAVRSNCGLFDISHMGELMVEGENADDFLNFLLTNDVNKLSNGQGQYSILCNQNGGVIDDLYVFRMAEGKYFLVVNASHIDEDFEWLQKFSSGYLVQVTNLSEQMAALAIQGPETAGLLSERFGIQSLPLKNEIIKVEVLGVRLLLSRTGYTGEDGVEIFFEANSAGKIWNAFIDAGVTPCGLGARDTLRLEACYPLNGNDLSPLKSPIEAGLGYFVALEKPDFIGRLTLEAHRVTFPPTKLVAFELTDVKAPPPRAHYKLFFEGQEIGEVTSGSISPSLKKGIGMAYVAGPYSRPGQLLEIQIRDMKYPVKVVKKPFIKKSS